The following proteins are co-located in the Mycolicibacterium goodii genome:
- a CDS encoding NIPSNAP family protein, with the protein MPGSVPIITGDDLDPAEQSVRYELTTLHFRLPATEQALAGIEPWVRAPEAHGEFLGCWLGEHGRLGRAYVLRGFDDDAALRRERERAAANRHPFGAGEHLDDLTMCGFAPFPFVPRVRPGEFGSVYEIRDYRLVPGGLPATIAGWRQQLPVRHRIDPVTVVMYALDGPTRIVHIWPFSGLDERVAIRRRLGDNAQWPPPGTPEKILEAESIMAWPTRFSPLR; encoded by the coding sequence GTGCCCGGTAGCGTCCCCATCATCACCGGCGACGATCTCGACCCCGCCGAGCAGTCTGTCCGGTACGAGCTGACCACCCTGCACTTCCGGCTCCCGGCCACCGAACAGGCCTTAGCCGGCATCGAACCGTGGGTCCGGGCGCCCGAAGCGCACGGGGAGTTCCTCGGTTGCTGGCTCGGTGAGCACGGCCGACTCGGCCGCGCCTATGTGCTCCGCGGCTTCGACGACGACGCCGCGCTCCGTCGCGAGCGCGAGCGCGCCGCCGCCAACCGACACCCTTTCGGAGCGGGCGAGCACCTCGACGACCTCACCATGTGCGGATTCGCTCCCTTCCCGTTCGTTCCCCGCGTCCGGCCCGGCGAATTCGGCTCGGTCTACGAGATCCGCGACTACCGCCTCGTTCCGGGCGGGCTGCCCGCCACCATCGCCGGCTGGCGTCAGCAACTTCCCGTCCGGCACCGCATCGACCCGGTCACCGTCGTGATGTACGCGCTCGACGGGCCCACCCGAATCGTGCACATCTGGCCGTTCTCCGGACTCGACGAACGGGTCGCGATCCGCAGGCGTCTCGGCGACAACGCGCAGTGGCCTCCGCCGGGCACCCCCGAAAAAATCCTCGAAGCGGAATCGATCATGGCTTGGCCGACCCGGTTTTCCCCGCTCCGCTAG
- a CDS encoding DMT family transporter — protein MNSLNTDNLPGTERPALTAHGGAVPRLRKWPAVVAAVLVSMLLPLQSWLNGELGHRVGDGTAAAALSLAAGLVAVTPFALLIPRQRRAWHALAIAVKERQVPSYCLLAGACGSVLVFVQSTAALVTGIAVFTVSVIAGQTLGGLVVDARGFARSPRRGLGTARLIGAGLVVAAAIISVFPLLVDAPNLFTVLLPVLGAVIAGFMLSLQKAMNGAVAAAAKSPVLATWVSFFVATAIPLFAWGVRSLAGAGSVHLPTQVWLYFGGLVGALFIGVAAVVVRRIGVLVLSMASVAGQLVGSIALDVFFPRGVSLSVLPTATGACLTLLAIAVATKARNS, from the coding sequence ATGAACAGCCTCAACACTGACAATCTGCCTGGGACCGAACGCCCTGCCCTGACCGCGCACGGCGGGGCGGTCCCACGACTACGGAAATGGCCCGCCGTCGTCGCGGCCGTGCTCGTGAGCATGCTGCTCCCGCTCCAGTCCTGGCTCAACGGCGAGCTCGGCCATCGTGTCGGCGATGGTACGGCCGCGGCCGCCCTGAGCCTGGCGGCAGGCTTGGTCGCGGTGACTCCGTTCGCACTGCTCATCCCACGGCAGCGACGCGCGTGGCACGCTCTGGCCATTGCCGTCAAGGAACGGCAAGTCCCGTCCTACTGCCTGCTGGCGGGCGCCTGCGGGAGTGTGCTGGTGTTCGTCCAGTCGACCGCGGCGCTCGTGACCGGAATCGCCGTGTTCACGGTCTCCGTCATTGCCGGCCAGACCCTCGGAGGGCTCGTCGTCGACGCCCGGGGTTTCGCGCGCAGCCCGCGGCGAGGTCTCGGTACTGCACGGCTCATCGGCGCCGGCCTGGTGGTCGCCGCGGCGATCATCTCGGTGTTTCCGCTTCTGGTCGATGCCCCCAACCTTTTCACCGTGCTACTCCCGGTTCTGGGTGCCGTCATCGCCGGGTTCATGCTCAGCCTGCAGAAGGCGATGAACGGAGCGGTAGCTGCGGCGGCGAAGTCCCCAGTGCTCGCTACCTGGGTCAGTTTCTTTGTCGCGACCGCGATTCCCCTGTTCGCCTGGGGCGTCCGCAGCCTTGCCGGAGCCGGGTCGGTGCACCTGCCGACGCAGGTCTGGCTCTATTTCGGCGGGCTGGTCGGAGCTCTGTTCATCGGCGTCGCGGCAGTGGTGGTGCGCAGGATCGGTGTTCTGGTGCTCAGCATGGCCTCGGTCGCGGGGCAGCTGGTCGGTTCGATCGCCCTGGACGTGTTCTTCCCGCGCGGCGTTTCCCTCTCCGTACTGCCCACCGCCACCGGCGCCTGTCTCACTCTCCTGGCCATTGCCGTCGCAACGAAAGCGAGAAATTCATAG
- a CDS encoding SDR family NAD(P)-dependent oxidoreductase produces the protein MSTDRSAVITGASRGIGGSIARSLAEQGFGLTITARNSDDLDATVPTLREAGARDVVAVAADMADPDALPGIVETHQAQFGDMSVLVLNAGVGTAGPIATYSLARLDKTFAVNFRAPYQLVQAALPSLRTAASRHPQYGSRVIVVASITGVFAEAGLAAYGASKAAALSLTDAINSEESSAGVLATAIAPGYVDTDMSGWIRDRIPASSMIPTEDIATIVGALTRLSPRSTIGRIIMTRAGTDGYRA, from the coding sequence ATCTCGACGGATCGATCGGCTGTGATCACTGGCGCCTCTCGGGGTATCGGGGGGAGCATCGCACGATCCCTGGCTGAGCAGGGTTTCGGTTTGACGATCACCGCTAGGAACAGCGACGACCTCGACGCCACCGTACCGACACTGCGCGAAGCCGGCGCGCGCGATGTCGTAGCCGTGGCAGCCGACATGGCCGACCCCGATGCCCTACCGGGAATAGTCGAGACTCACCAGGCGCAATTTGGTGACATGAGTGTGCTCGTGCTCAATGCCGGTGTGGGTACCGCGGGCCCGATCGCGACATACTCACTTGCCCGTTTGGACAAGACGTTTGCGGTCAACTTCCGCGCGCCGTATCAGCTCGTGCAAGCCGCTCTGCCGTCCCTTCGAACCGCGGCGAGCAGGCACCCGCAGTACGGTTCCCGGGTCATCGTCGTGGCATCCATCACTGGCGTCTTCGCCGAAGCCGGGCTGGCTGCTTACGGTGCGTCGAAGGCCGCTGCGCTGTCCCTCACCGACGCAATCAATTCCGAGGAATCTAGCGCGGGCGTGCTGGCCACGGCCATCGCTCCAGGATACGTCGATACTGACATGTCGGGATGGATCCGCGACAGGATTCCGGCCTCCTCGATGATTCCCACCGAGGATATCGCCACGATCGTAGGTGCATTGACACGGCTATCACCGCGGTCCACCATCGGGCGAATCATCATGACACGAGCGGGAACTGACGGGTATCGCGCCTGA
- a CDS encoding NADP-dependent oxidoreductase encodes MLSKTTGVGLVNRRVLLAARPDGIPTAEHFAIDEVAVPEPADGQVLVRNHWLSVEPAMRGWVSAESNYSAPVPLGTVMRSYASGRVVSSRHPDFQPGDHVTGMLGWQDYAVASPETLRRIDETDLPLSTSLGVLGLNGVTAYFGLREAGRPRPGETVVVSTAAGAVGSCAGQIARIMGCRTVGIAGGPVKTALCLSDFGYDAAIDYKAGHDLDAAIATACPDGIDVYFDNTAGPISDAVLRHLAVGARVVICGTASVSTWTPPPLGPRVERHLLAKRATMQGFLATDWTDRFGEARSAIAFWIREGKLTYKEDILDGLDEAPEAISGLYRGDNLGKRLIRLTDMDSQHQDAARAR; translated from the coding sequence GTGCTCAGCAAGACCACGGGCGTCGGCCTGGTCAACCGGCGCGTCCTGCTCGCCGCCCGCCCGGACGGCATTCCCACCGCGGAGCATTTCGCGATCGACGAGGTCGCCGTGCCCGAGCCGGCCGACGGCCAGGTGCTCGTCCGCAACCACTGGCTGTCCGTCGAGCCCGCGATGCGCGGATGGGTCAGCGCGGAAAGCAACTACTCGGCACCCGTGCCCCTCGGCACGGTCATGCGCTCCTACGCCAGCGGCCGTGTCGTGTCCTCGCGGCACCCCGATTTCCAGCCCGGCGACCACGTCACGGGAATGCTCGGCTGGCAGGACTACGCCGTCGCCTCACCCGAAACCCTCCGGCGGATCGACGAAACCGACCTGCCGCTGTCGACCTCCCTCGGCGTCCTGGGCCTCAACGGCGTGACCGCTTACTTCGGCCTCCGTGAGGCAGGTCGCCCCCGGCCGGGCGAGACGGTCGTCGTGTCGACCGCGGCCGGGGCGGTCGGCTCCTGCGCCGGCCAGATCGCCCGGATCATGGGCTGCCGGACCGTCGGCATCGCCGGCGGTCCGGTCAAGACCGCGCTGTGCCTCAGCGATTTCGGCTACGACGCGGCCATCGACTACAAGGCCGGGCACGACCTCGACGCCGCGATCGCCACCGCCTGCCCGGACGGGATCGACGTGTACTTCGACAACACCGCGGGCCCGATCAGTGACGCCGTCCTGCGGCATCTCGCGGTGGGCGCCCGCGTCGTCATTTGCGGCACCGCCTCCGTCTCCACCTGGACGCCGCCGCCGCTCGGCCCTCGCGTGGAGCGCCACCTGCTCGCCAAACGCGCCACCATGCAGGGGTTCCTCGCCACCGACTGGACGGACCGCTTCGGTGAGGCCCGAAGCGCCATCGCGTTCTGGATCCGTGAAGGAAAGCTCACCTACAAAGAGGACATCCTGGACGGGCTCGACGAAGCTCCCGAGGCCATCAGCGGCCTCTATCGCGGGGACAACCTGGGCAAGCGCCTGATCCGGCTGACGGACATGGACTCACAGCATCAGGACGCTGCCCGTGCCCGGTAG
- a CDS encoding LLM class flavin-dependent oxidoreductase — translation MGELAEEHGFDFAGVADSPGQCLDCWVAASLLSAAAPSIPIAVSVTNFVTRHWTTTASAAASLATIHDAGFRLGVGAGHSAVRNFGLAGSSVIELEQQLDATMRLVRGEEVSTGPGSAQLTWTDRRPEVYLAASHQKSLNLAGRLADGVFVSYGLTDEAIAHSTSEVARGARGRSEPGSPQIWQLAALDCVENRHIARATVGQICAFLAGYVVGRRDPAQRGVPAELTDPMRELVARFSTRPSHLDAALVDDLGLFDYLSRRFAIWGEPPECLEQARSAIRAGARSLLLTVGRASNPIESIDLFGRHVLPVLRAEFAA, via the coding sequence ATGGGCGAGCTGGCCGAGGAACACGGATTTGACTTCGCCGGGGTCGCGGACAGTCCTGGACAGTGTTTGGACTGCTGGGTCGCGGCGAGTCTGCTCAGCGCGGCGGCGCCGAGCATCCCTATCGCGGTGAGCGTCACCAATTTCGTCACGCGCCACTGGACCACCACCGCTTCGGCCGCCGCGTCGCTGGCGACCATCCACGACGCCGGGTTCCGTCTCGGCGTGGGGGCCGGTCACAGTGCGGTGCGCAACTTCGGGCTGGCCGGTTCCTCGGTGATCGAACTCGAGCAGCAGCTCGACGCGACGATGCGCCTGGTGCGCGGCGAGGAGGTATCCACGGGGCCGGGATCCGCTCAGCTGACCTGGACCGACCGCCGCCCCGAGGTCTACCTCGCTGCGTCGCACCAGAAGTCACTCAATCTCGCCGGGCGGCTGGCGGACGGGGTGTTCGTCAGCTACGGACTGACCGACGAGGCCATCGCACACAGCACTTCCGAGGTCGCTCGCGGAGCGCGCGGGCGCAGCGAACCGGGGTCGCCTCAAATCTGGCAGCTCGCCGCGCTCGACTGCGTCGAAAACCGCCACATCGCGCGGGCGACCGTCGGTCAAATCTGCGCATTCCTCGCCGGGTACGTGGTGGGCAGGCGAGATCCTGCCCAGCGCGGCGTTCCAGCCGAACTGACCGACCCCATGCGGGAGCTGGTCGCGCGATTCAGTACTCGCCCCTCCCATTTGGATGCCGCCCTCGTCGACGACCTCGGGCTGTTCGACTATCTCTCGCGGCGATTCGCGATCTGGGGGGAGCCGCCGGAGTGCTTGGAACAGGCGCGGTCCGCGATACGGGCAGGGGCCCGGTCGCTCCTGCTCACGGTCGGCCGCGCGAGCAATCCGATCGAGTCGATCGATCTGTTCGGGCGGCATGTGCTTCCCGTTCTCCGCGCCGAGTTCGCGGCGTGA
- a CDS encoding helix-turn-helix domain-containing protein, which produces MLGRSGHDDVDVLSLVGRDHEIARARALLAENQVVVVSGDWGSGKTALLDVLAREAARNGRSVVRLAGRRDAADTVSTVLRQLMPTPDVPPRSATPLVVADDADGLDPSSRQALAALAPSHAALVLSVDVEASVPEFEQGHPVIELGPLDLPFAQALLDRQPRPPTGRSRLRVLDQAAGNPLALIELARNADDDQYLLAPSRRMEHALISRLADLPAHTRLALLLAATDPLAGGLDQIDPEAWSLAERAGLVRFIGQQVHFRHPLLRAAVYHNASLEQRREAHRTLARALSARPDRQAWHAAEAARRPDEGVAARLASAADRVLRDEGYAAAAAVRERAAELSPAAQDRAMRLVEAACHTIWLRQPQWTHELLRQADLSGADLVTRARAALLAGRALALSHQYAAALSVLSEAVEQAAVADPVLALDMLGTGAIVAYHSGSPAARAGVRRLLARVTGRSDEDGIELRRAWTVALTDPIGDRAALIDELPRLVERAAADPQRLIAVGTVAWLLDETPLALDLFDDGLNRWRMHAPVPHSLVCAAWSAYFEMGRWDTAQRMAEHASAETASADLPEAAASALLMRASVLALRGQAASAIDLATDASALIDPMAQTMLHVRTQWVLGAAAVADGDHDSAFDHFRSAFTAEGEPVHFHASYAVLADFAAAAARTGRSGEVALLLDAARRALDGNTSPRLASLLYRAAALSAGDEAGAERNFRAALEMDGVERWPFEHAQVQLDYAEWLRRRRRILEARPLLLAALDAFRRLGARPWTHRAEGELRAAGVGVPVTMPVSLSELTTQQQQIVRLASQGMTNREIGEQLFLSRRTVESHLYRSFPKLGVTSRAQLRDLLPSSADRVDSSEMRAKG; this is translated from the coding sequence ATGCTCGGACGGTCTGGGCACGACGACGTCGATGTGCTGTCCCTGGTGGGACGCGACCACGAGATCGCGCGCGCGAGGGCCCTTCTCGCGGAAAACCAGGTGGTGGTGGTGTCCGGCGACTGGGGCAGCGGCAAGACCGCGCTGCTCGACGTCCTTGCGCGCGAGGCGGCACGCAACGGTCGCTCCGTGGTCCGGCTGGCGGGTCGGCGCGACGCCGCGGATACCGTCTCGACGGTTCTCCGTCAGCTCATGCCCACGCCGGATGTGCCGCCCCGCTCCGCGACGCCGCTGGTCGTGGCCGACGACGCGGATGGGCTCGACCCCTCCTCGCGACAGGCGCTGGCGGCCCTGGCCCCGTCACACGCGGCGCTGGTGCTGAGCGTGGACGTGGAAGCTTCCGTGCCCGAGTTCGAGCAGGGCCATCCGGTGATCGAGCTCGGACCGCTCGACTTGCCGTTCGCCCAGGCGCTTCTGGATCGCCAGCCGCGCCCGCCGACGGGTCGCTCGCGACTGCGTGTCCTCGACCAGGCCGCCGGCAATCCGCTCGCCCTGATAGAGCTGGCGCGGAACGCGGATGACGACCAGTATCTCCTGGCGCCGTCGCGCCGGATGGAGCATGCCCTCATCTCTCGGCTGGCCGATCTGCCTGCGCACACCCGCCTGGCGCTGCTGCTCGCCGCGACGGATCCACTTGCCGGCGGTCTCGACCAGATCGATCCGGAAGCGTGGTCTCTCGCCGAACGCGCCGGGCTGGTGCGCTTCATCGGGCAGCAGGTGCACTTCCGGCATCCCTTGCTGCGGGCGGCGGTCTACCACAATGCGTCACTCGAACAGCGGCGAGAGGCCCATCGGACGCTGGCCCGTGCTCTCTCCGCGCGTCCCGACCGCCAAGCCTGGCACGCAGCTGAGGCTGCCCGCCGCCCCGACGAGGGGGTGGCGGCCAGACTCGCGTCGGCGGCTGACCGGGTGCTGCGCGACGAGGGATACGCCGCCGCGGCCGCGGTCCGGGAACGTGCCGCGGAGCTGAGCCCAGCCGCGCAAGACCGGGCGATGCGCTTGGTGGAGGCAGCATGTCACACCATCTGGCTCCGCCAGCCGCAATGGACCCACGAGCTACTCAGGCAGGCAGACCTGTCCGGGGCCGACCTGGTGACGCGGGCACGCGCCGCACTGCTCGCCGGGCGAGCCCTGGCGTTGAGCCATCAGTACGCGGCGGCGCTCTCGGTGCTCTCGGAAGCTGTGGAGCAGGCGGCGGTCGCGGATCCGGTCCTGGCTCTGGACATGCTGGGTACCGGCGCGATCGTCGCTTACCACTCGGGAAGTCCGGCGGCGCGCGCCGGGGTGCGCCGGCTGCTCGCCCGCGTTACCGGCAGATCCGACGAGGACGGGATCGAGCTACGGCGCGCATGGACGGTGGCGCTGACCGACCCCATCGGTGATCGGGCAGCGCTCATCGACGAGCTGCCCCGGCTTGTCGAACGCGCGGCTGCGGATCCTCAGCGTCTGATCGCCGTCGGTACCGTGGCGTGGCTGCTCGACGAAACACCGCTAGCGCTCGACCTTTTCGACGACGGACTCAACCGATGGCGGATGCACGCTCCCGTCCCGCACAGCCTGGTCTGCGCCGCCTGGTCGGCCTATTTCGAGATGGGGCGGTGGGACACGGCTCAGCGCATGGCCGAGCACGCCTCCGCCGAGACCGCCAGCGCCGACCTTCCCGAAGCGGCCGCCAGCGCGCTGCTCATGCGGGCCTCCGTTCTGGCGTTGCGCGGCCAAGCGGCATCGGCGATCGATCTGGCGACCGACGCGTCAGCGCTGATCGACCCGATGGCCCAGACCATGCTGCACGTCCGGACCCAGTGGGTGCTGGGCGCGGCGGCCGTCGCGGACGGGGACCACGACTCCGCCTTCGATCACTTCCGGTCGGCTTTCACCGCGGAGGGCGAGCCGGTCCACTTCCACGCGAGCTATGCGGTCCTGGCCGACTTTGCCGCGGCGGCAGCGCGAACCGGCCGATCCGGTGAGGTGGCTCTGCTGCTCGACGCGGCTCGACGAGCGCTGGACGGCAATACCTCGCCCCGTCTCGCTTCACTTCTGTACCGTGCGGCGGCGTTGTCAGCTGGTGACGAGGCCGGCGCCGAGCGCAATTTCCGTGCGGCGCTCGAGATGGACGGAGTCGAGCGGTGGCCGTTCGAACACGCGCAGGTGCAGCTCGACTACGCTGAATGGCTACGCCGGCGCCGTCGTATCCTCGAGGCGCGGCCACTGCTGCTCGCGGCGCTGGACGCGTTCCGCCGGCTAGGGGCACGTCCATGGACGCACCGCGCCGAGGGTGAGCTGCGGGCTGCCGGCGTAGGTGTCCCTGTCACGATGCCAGTATCGTTGTCGGAGTTAACCACCCAGCAGCAGCAGATCGTGCGACTGGCCTCCCAGGGGATGACCAACCGCGAGATCGGTGAGCAGCTCTTTCTCTCGCGGCGCACGGTCGAGTCGCATCTCTACCGGTCTTTTCCCAAGCTCGGCGTCACCTCCCGGGCGCAGCTGCGCGACCTGCTGCCCAGCAGCGCCGACCGCGTTGACTCGTCTGAAATGCGCGCGAAAGGGTGA
- a CDS encoding acetoacetate--CoA ligase, which produces MTNPIWVPDESDVASARIVAFARDVAARHDVVVETYADLQAWSIDHLEEFWAAVWDFFGILADGDRDQVLARDAMPDARWFPGVRLNYAEHALRGAGGGLAVIAVDEDGETTSRTWAELRAEVAAFADWLRRSDVAPGDRVVGYLPNGLHALVAFLACASLGAVWSVCGQDYAAPGAAARFAQLEPVVLVAADGYRWNGRVHDRRDQVAALRRALPSLRHTVTVNLLGLAPVSGTDVTDWSEATARPADLRFERVEFAAPLWVLFSSGTTGAPKGIVHGHGGVLLDHVKLLGLHLDLRAGDRFLWYTTTNWMMWQVQVSSLLLGATAVLYDGGATHPDPGRLWALAAEHHLAVLGVSPGYLRATAKAGLHPGRRFDLGALKVLGSTGEPLSAAAYHWVRDHIGPAVQLASMTGGTDVVSGFAGSAPTTPVWPGEISAPLLGVALEAWNPDGEPVIGEVGELVITRPMPSMPIRFVNDPDGARYHDTYFSAYPGVWRHGDWVTRTERGTIVVSGRSDSTLNRHGVRLGSADIYAVVEALPEIREAMVVGAELDGGDYWMPLFVVLEPGVVLDNALRDRINIAIRTQASPRHVPDEILAVPAIPHTRTGKKLEVPVKRLIQGVPLDRVVGREAVDDFDLLASFSRYARSASPADRP; this is translated from the coding sequence ATGACCAACCCGATCTGGGTCCCGGACGAATCCGACGTGGCGTCCGCACGGATCGTGGCGTTCGCTCGAGATGTGGCGGCACGTCACGATGTCGTCGTCGAGACCTATGCCGATCTGCAGGCGTGGTCGATCGACCACCTCGAAGAGTTCTGGGCCGCGGTTTGGGACTTCTTCGGCATCCTGGCCGACGGGGATCGCGACCAGGTTCTCGCCCGCGACGCGATGCCGGACGCGCGCTGGTTCCCGGGGGTGCGGCTGAACTACGCCGAGCACGCCCTGCGCGGTGCCGGCGGCGGGCTCGCGGTGATCGCCGTGGACGAGGACGGCGAGACCACCTCCCGCACGTGGGCGGAGTTGCGCGCGGAGGTGGCCGCGTTCGCCGACTGGTTACGCCGGAGCGACGTCGCGCCTGGTGACCGGGTCGTGGGGTACCTGCCCAACGGACTCCACGCCCTGGTGGCATTCCTTGCCTGTGCTTCCCTTGGGGCGGTGTGGTCAGTGTGCGGCCAGGACTACGCCGCGCCAGGCGCCGCCGCGCGCTTCGCCCAACTCGAACCCGTTGTGCTGGTGGCCGCCGACGGGTATCGGTGGAACGGGCGCGTCCACGATCGCCGCGACCAGGTTGCGGCGCTGCGCAGGGCCCTGCCATCCCTGCGACACACGGTGACGGTGAATCTTCTCGGGCTGGCACCGGTGTCAGGGACCGACGTCACGGACTGGTCCGAGGCCACCGCTCGGCCGGCGGACCTCCGCTTCGAGCGGGTCGAGTTCGCCGCCCCGCTCTGGGTGCTGTTCTCCTCGGGCACCACCGGCGCGCCCAAAGGGATCGTGCACGGTCACGGCGGCGTGCTGCTCGACCACGTCAAGCTGCTCGGCCTGCACCTCGACCTGCGGGCCGGCGACCGGTTCCTGTGGTACACCACCACGAACTGGATGATGTGGCAGGTGCAGGTCTCCAGCCTGCTCCTCGGCGCCACCGCCGTGCTGTACGACGGCGGCGCGACCCACCCCGACCCCGGGCGGCTCTGGGCCCTCGCCGCCGAACACCACCTCGCGGTTCTCGGCGTCAGTCCCGGATACCTGCGCGCCACCGCCAAGGCCGGCCTGCACCCCGGGCGCCGGTTCGACCTCGGCGCCCTGAAGGTCCTCGGCAGCACCGGCGAGCCACTTTCGGCGGCCGCCTACCACTGGGTGCGCGACCACATCGGTCCCGCGGTGCAGCTGGCCTCGATGACTGGCGGCACCGACGTCGTCTCCGGCTTCGCCGGCAGCGCCCCCACCACCCCGGTGTGGCCCGGCGAGATCTCTGCCCCGCTGCTCGGGGTTGCCCTCGAAGCGTGGAACCCGGACGGGGAACCGGTCATCGGCGAGGTCGGCGAACTCGTCATCACCCGGCCTATGCCCTCGATGCCGATCCGGTTCGTCAACGACCCCGACGGGGCGCGATACCACGACACCTACTTCTCGGCCTACCCCGGCGTCTGGCGGCACGGCGACTGGGTCACCCGCACAGAGCGCGGCACGATTGTCGTGTCCGGACGTTCCGACTCCACCCTCAACCGCCACGGCGTCCGTCTGGGCAGCGCGGACATCTACGCGGTCGTCGAAGCCCTCCCCGAGATCCGGGAGGCGATGGTCGTCGGCGCCGAACTCGACGGTGGCGATTACTGGATGCCGCTGTTCGTCGTGCTCGAACCGGGTGTCGTGCTCGACAACGCCCTGCGCGACCGGATCAACATCGCGATCCGCACCCAGGCCTCACCCCGTCACGTCCCCGACGAGATCCTCGCTGTCCCCGCGATACCCCATACTCGAACAGGCAAGAAGCTCGAGGTGCCAGTGAAGCGGCTCATCCAGGGCGTGCCGCTCGACCGTGTCGTCGGCCGCGAGGCCGTCGACGACTTCGACCTCCTCGCGTCCTTCTCCCGCTACGCGCGCAGTGCCTCGCCAGCCGACCGCCCCTAA